A single region of the Roseivivax sp. THAF197b genome encodes:
- a CDS encoding methyltransferase domain-containing protein, which produces MSETPKLTDRTALEAHRARARRNPALFLQEAAADDIKDRLAVVNRTFTAPAIVTTEPALWQSRIPGATCVPDAPVLQLEEGAHDLLIHALALHWADDPVGQLIQCRRALKPDGLFLGVAFGGQTLTELRAALGQAEIEVTGGLSPRVAPMADIRDLGALLQRAGLALPVADAAPLRVSYESALHLMRDLRAMGETNALEGRVRHFSRRAIFLRAAELYAQTSTTEDGRVLATYELVTLTGWSPDDSQPQPLRPGSATTRLADALGTSETKLKD; this is translated from the coding sequence ATGTCCGAGACACCCAAATTGACCGACCGTACCGCGCTCGAGGCGCATCGCGCGCGCGCCCGCCGGAACCCCGCATTGTTCCTGCAGGAGGCCGCAGCCGACGATATCAAGGATCGTCTCGCCGTGGTTAACAGGACGTTTACCGCGCCCGCCATCGTGACGACCGAGCCCGCGCTCTGGCAAAGCCGCATCCCCGGCGCGACCTGCGTTCCCGACGCGCCTGTCCTGCAACTGGAAGAGGGCGCGCATGACCTGTTGATCCACGCGCTTGCGCTGCATTGGGCCGATGATCCGGTGGGTCAGCTCATCCAGTGTCGGCGGGCCTTGAAGCCCGACGGGCTGTTCCTCGGTGTGGCCTTTGGCGGCCAGACCCTGACGGAATTGCGCGCGGCGCTCGGGCAGGCCGAGATCGAGGTGACGGGCGGGCTCAGCCCGCGTGTGGCGCCGATGGCCGATATCCGCGATCTGGGCGCGCTCTTGCAGCGGGCGGGTCTTGCTCTTCCGGTGGCAGACGCGGCCCCCCTGCGTGTCAGCTACGAAAGCGCGCTGCACCTGATGCGCGACCTGCGCGCCATGGGCGAGACGAATGCGCTTGAGGGCCGGGTGCGGCATTTCAGCCGACGCGCGATCTTCCTGCGCGCCGCCGAGCTATATGCACAGACCAGCACAACGGAGGACGGGCGCGTCCTTGCGACCTATGAATTGGTCACGCTGACGGGCTGGTCGCCCGATGACAGCCAGCCGCAACCCCTGCGCCCCGGCTCCGCGACAACCCGGCTTGCCGATGCGCTTGGAACGTCGGAAACCAAGCTCAAAGATTGA
- a CDS encoding double zinc ribbon domain-containing protein has protein sequence MQTLLDAVYPPSCLTCGGLVAENGALCGPCWRETPFITGLGCDACGAPLSGDVQDGASLCDTCLTIARPWAKGRAALLYSGRARDLVLKLKHADRHDIAGPAAIWLARAAQGLIVPETLIVPVPLHWTRRLKRRYNQAGLLAAALGRTVNRPVCHDALVRTRRTPSLDGARREARFETLCGAIAPNPRRAGVLEGKPVLIVDDVMTSGATLAAATEAAHVAGAQQVCVPALARVAKPA, from the coding sequence ATGCAAACGCTGCTCGATGCGGTTTATCCGCCCTCCTGCCTGACCTGCGGTGGTCTCGTTGCCGAAAACGGCGCCCTCTGCGGGCCCTGCTGGCGCGAGACGCCCTTCATCACCGGGCTTGGCTGCGATGCCTGCGGCGCGCCGCTTTCGGGTGATGTGCAGGACGGCGCCTCGCTCTGCGATACATGCCTGACCATCGCACGGCCCTGGGCAAAGGGACGCGCGGCGCTTCTTTATTCCGGGCGTGCGCGCGATCTGGTCCTGAAGCTGAAACACGCGGACCGGCACGATATCGCGGGCCCTGCCGCGATATGGCTCGCGCGTGCGGCGCAGGGGCTGATTGTGCCCGAGACGCTGATCGTGCCGGTGCCCTTGCATTGGACGCGACGGCTCAAGCGGCGGTACAACCAGGCGGGACTTCTGGCCGCGGCGCTGGGCCGCACGGTGAACCGGCCCGTCTGCCATGACGCGCTGGTGCGGACCCGCCGGACGCCCAGCCTTGACGGTGCGCGTCGCGAGGCCCGGTTCGAGACGTTATGCGGTGCCATCGCGCCCAATCCGCGCCGCGCGGGCGTTCTGGAAGGCAAACCGGTGCTGATCGTCGACGATGTGATGACCTCGGGCGCGACGCTGGCCGCGGCGACCGAGGCCGCGCATGTGGCGGGCGCACAGCAGGTCTGCGTTCCCGCGCTGGCACGCGTGGCAAAGCCTGCTTAA
- the grxC gene encoding glutaredoxin 3 — protein sequence MPAIEIYTSPLCGFCHAAKRLLTQKNASFTEIDVMVHPDRKPEMIKRANGGRTVPQIFIGDTHVGGCDELFALDRAGKLDPMLAQ from the coding sequence ATGCCCGCAATCGAAATCTACACATCGCCGCTCTGCGGCTTCTGCCATGCCGCCAAACGGCTTTTGACCCAAAAGAACGCCAGCTTCACCGAGATCGACGTGATGGTGCATCCCGATCGCAAACCCGAGATGATCAAGCGCGCCAATGGCGGCCGCACCGTGCCGCAGATCTTCATCGGTGACACCCATGTGGGCGGCTGCGATGAGCTTTTCGCGCTCGACCGGGCGGGCAAGCTCGATCCCATGCTGGCACAGTGA
- a CDS encoding carbon-nitrogen hydrolase family protein: protein MKAALLQICASDDPAENLATVQRMVAQAAGQGADMVFTPEVTNCVSASRTHQNQVLQTEADDPTLSGLREAAAQHGVWVNAGSLALKSDPPETRFANRSFVIDTTGDIRARYDKMHMFDVQVSEAETYRESAGYAPGDAAVLAETPFGTLGLSICYDLRFAYLYRTLAQAGAEILTVPSAFSTATGPMHWEPLLRARAIETGCFVIAAAQMGTHPTSHGKQRKTYGHSMVVAPWGEVLLDAGEEEGVFLVDLDLPAVAEARRKVPSLTHDREFSGPRFSPV from the coding sequence GTGAAGGCGGCGCTGCTTCAGATCTGCGCGTCGGACGATCCGGCGGAGAACCTCGCGACCGTGCAGCGCATGGTCGCGCAGGCGGCCGGGCAGGGCGCCGACATGGTCTTCACGCCCGAAGTGACGAATTGCGTCTCCGCCAGCCGGACGCACCAAAACCAGGTGTTGCAAACCGAAGCGGACGATCCGACCCTGTCCGGCCTGCGCGAGGCTGCCGCGCAGCATGGCGTCTGGGTCAATGCAGGCTCTCTCGCGCTGAAATCCGACCCGCCCGAGACGCGTTTCGCCAACCGCTCCTTCGTGATCGATACGACCGGCGATATTCGCGCGCGCTACGACAAGATGCACATGTTCGACGTGCAGGTATCCGAGGCGGAGACGTATCGCGAAAGTGCCGGCTATGCGCCGGGCGACGCCGCCGTGCTGGCCGAGACGCCCTTCGGCACGCTGGGTCTGTCGATCTGTTACGATCTGCGCTTTGCCTATCTCTATCGAACGCTGGCGCAGGCCGGTGCCGAGATTCTGACCGTGCCCTCCGCCTTCTCGACAGCCACCGGCCCCATGCATTGGGAGCCGCTTCTGCGCGCCCGCGCAATCGAGACTGGGTGCTTCGTGATCGCCGCCGCGCAGATGGGCACGCATCCCACGTCACACGGCAAGCAGCGCAAGACCTACGGGCATTCCATGGTCGTGGCCCCTTGGGGCGAGGTGCTGCTCGATGCGGGCGAGGAGGAGGGCGTGTTCCTCGTCGATCTCGACCTCCCGGCTGTCGCGGAGGCGCGCCGCAAGGTGCCTTCGCTGACCCATGACCGGGAGTTTTCCGGGCCGCGCTTCAGCCCGGTTTGA
- the ubiG gene encoding bifunctional 2-polyprenyl-6-hydroxyphenol methylase/3-demethylubiquinol 3-O-methyltransferase UbiG, with amino-acid sequence MNAPADQASVDPSEIAKFEAMAAEWWDPNGKFQPLHEMNPCRLDYLTTQIAGEFDRDLSGPAPFAGLRVLDIGCGGGLLSEPMARLGAEVTGIDAGGGNIPVARAHAEGQGLTIDYRHMSAEALVAEGASFDVVLSLEVVEHVADPAGFLGVCASLVRPGGLFLCSTLNRTPKSFAAAIVGAEWVMRWLPKGTHDWSKFITPDELTAMIDATGLETVDRKGMVFDPIRWDWSLSDRDLAVNYAVAAIKPG; translated from the coding sequence ATGAATGCTCCCGCGGACCAAGCCAGCGTCGATCCCTCCGAGATCGCCAAATTCGAGGCGATGGCCGCCGAATGGTGGGATCCGAACGGCAAGTTCCAGCCCCTGCACGAGATGAATCCCTGCAGGCTGGACTACCTCACGACCCAGATCGCGGGCGAGTTCGATCGCGACCTGTCGGGCCCTGCGCCTTTTGCGGGGCTCCGCGTGCTCGATATCGGCTGTGGCGGCGGGCTTCTTTCGGAACCGATGGCGCGTCTCGGTGCGGAGGTCACGGGCATCGATGCGGGCGGTGGAAACATCCCAGTGGCCCGCGCCCATGCCGAGGGTCAGGGCCTGACCATCGATTACCGCCACATGAGCGCCGAAGCGCTGGTCGCCGAAGGCGCGAGTTTCGACGTGGTTCTGTCGCTCGAAGTGGTGGAGCATGTGGCCGATCCGGCAGGCTTTCTGGGCGTCTGCGCGTCGCTCGTGCGTCCGGGCGGGCTGTTTCTGTGCTCCACACTGAACCGGACGCCGAAATCCTTTGCCGCGGCGATAGTCGGGGCGGAATGGGTGATGCGCTGGCTGCCCAAAGGCACGCATGACTGGTCGAAATTCATCACGCCCGACGAATTGACGGCGATGATCGACGCGACCGGCCTCGAAACGGTAGATCGCAAGGGCATGGTCTTCGATCCGATCCGGTGGGACTGGTCCTTGTCGGATCGCGACCTTGCGGTCAATTACGCGGTCGCGGCGATCAAACCGGGCTGA
- the hemH gene encoding ferrochelatase, which produces MLDATKSAVRPPHSPADHPKVPAYKVGILVSNLGTPDNYDYWSMRRYLNEFLSDRRVIDYSPWLWQPLLQLIILTKRPFSSGEAYKSIWNEEQGESPLMTITKDQTAKIRAQMQAQYGDRVMVDFCMRYGNPSTKSKVREMVDAGCRQILFFPLYPHYAGATSATANDQFFRALMEEKWQPTARTVDPYYEHPKYIEALAQSIERAYAKMETRPDILVCSYHGVPKRYLMEGDPYHCQCAKTTRMLKERLGWDDTEITTTFQSRFGPEEWLKPYTVEEVARLAEEDGKKNIAVCAPAFSADCIETLEEINEEIKESFEEAGGEHFTYIPCLNDDDAHIDALCTVINENLAGWVMEPADAKAHAG; this is translated from the coding sequence ATGCTCGATGCGACGAAGTCCGCGGTGCGCCCGCCGCATTCACCGGCGGATCACCCGAAGGTTCCTGCCTACAAGGTTGGGATTCTGGTCTCCAATCTCGGCACGCCCGACAATTACGATTACTGGTCGATGCGCCGGTATCTGAACGAATTCCTCTCGGACCGACGGGTGATCGACTATTCGCCTTGGCTCTGGCAGCCGCTCCTGCAGCTCATCATCCTGACCAAGCGGCCCTTCTCGTCGGGCGAGGCCTACAAGTCGATCTGGAACGAAGAGCAGGGCGAAAGCCCGCTGATGACCATCACCAAGGATCAGACCGCCAAGATCCGCGCGCAGATGCAGGCCCAGTATGGCGACCGCGTCATGGTCGATTTCTGCATGCGCTACGGCAATCCTTCCACGAAGTCCAAGGTCCGCGAGATGGTCGATGCCGGCTGCCGCCAGATCCTGTTCTTCCCGCTTTATCCGCATTACGCGGGCGCCACCTCGGCCACGGCCAATGACCAGTTCTTCCGCGCATTGATGGAGGAGAAGTGGCAGCCGACCGCGCGCACGGTCGATCCCTATTACGAGCATCCGAAATACATCGAGGCCTTGGCCCAGTCGATCGAGCGCGCCTATGCCAAGATGGAGACGCGGCCCGACATCCTCGTCTGTTCCTATCACGGCGTGCCGAAGCGCTACCTGATGGAGGGGGATCCCTACCATTGCCAATGCGCCAAGACCACGCGCATGCTGAAGGAACGGCTGGGCTGGGACGACACGGAGATCACCACGACCTTCCAGTCCCGCTTCGGGCCGGAGGAATGGCTGAAGCCCTACACCGTGGAAGAAGTCGCGCGCCTGGCCGAGGAAGACGGCAAGAAGAACATCGCCGTCTGCGCGCCCGCCTTCTCGGCCGACTGCATCGAAACGCTCGAAGAGATCAACGAAGAGATCAAGGAAAGCTTCGAGGAGGCGGGTGGCGAGCATTTCACCTACATCCCCTGCCTCAACGATGACGATGCGCATATCGACGCGCTCTG